The following nucleotide sequence is from Candidatus Krumholzibacteriia bacterium.
AGCGCGCGAGCTGGAAGTAGCGATCCACACCACTGATCATCAGGGTCTGCTTGTAGAGCTGCGGGCTCTGGGGGAGCGCGTAGAACATGTTCGGGTGCACCCGGCTGGGCACGACGTAGTCACGGGCTCCCTCGGGCGTGGTCCGGATCAGCAGCGGCGTCTCGACCTCGAGGAAGTCCTGCTCGTCGAGGTGCTCGCGCGCGGCCTGCACCGTTCGATGCCGCACGCGCAGGTTCTCCTGCATCCGCGGCGTGCGCAGGTGCAGGTAGCGGTGCTTGAACTTGAGTTCGTCGGTCGCGCTCTCGGCTTCGTCCAGCGTGAAGGGCAGGACCTTGCACCGGTTCAGGATCTCGATGCGCTGGATCACGACCTCGATTCCTCCGGTCGTGCGATCGGGATTCACCATCTCGGCTGGCCGCTCGCGCACCGTCCCCACGACGGCGATCACGTCCTCCATGCGCAGGGTCCGCGCGGTCTCCAGGAGCTCCCCTTCGTCCTCGACCACCGTCTGGGTGATGCCGTAGCGATCGCGCAGGTCGACGAAGACCAGACCGCCGTGGTCGCGCCGCGAATCGACCCAACCGTTCAGGACGACCTCACGTCCGCTGACCGAGGGGGTGAGTTCGCCACAGGTGTGCGTGCGTCGCAGAGAGTTCATGGGAATCCTCGTGACCGCGGCAGCGGTCGGAGCGGGAAATTCAACGGGAACGGAACCAGCGGGTGGCGACCCACGCGCCGAGTGTCCCGCCGACTACGTCGGCGATCCAGTCCGCCACCGACGGTGTGCGGTGCGGGACGAACCCCTGCCAGGTCTCGTCGACCGCGCCGAGCACGGCCACGACGGCCACGGCCACGGCGATCGCACGGACGGCGCCGGGCCCGGCCACCGCGGCCCGCTGCCGGACCACGAGGAGCCCGAGGACCGCGTACTCGCCGGCGTGCACCAGCTTGTCGGGGACCTCGATCCCGACGTCGTCGAGCCTTCGACCCGAGATCGACGACACCGCCAGGATGACGGCATACCAGACCAGAACGGGAGACCAGCGCAGGATGGTAGGAAGCGGTGCCGAGGGTGTCAACGCGACCTGCGGGACGGGGGATGGGTTCGACCGCGACTCACGGCCGCAGGTTCGGGAAGGGTTCCAGGGGAGCGAATCCCCCGATACCGACGTGGGCGAGCGACAACGCGACCGCCTTGGCCTGCCCGTGGTTCGGATTCAGGCGCAGGTGGTCCAGCGTCAGTGCCCGGGACCGCAGTTCGCGCCGGGCGGGTTCCGACAGCGACGGCCCGGCGACCAGGGCGAAGCGAGGCGACGCCTCGCCCAGAGACTCGATCCGGAGCGTCTCGCCTTCCAGCAACCCCGCGCCCAGCGCGCGATCCAGATCCGTGCGCCGGACGACGATCGCATCGACGGCGCCGTGGGCGAAGGCGGCGATCATCTCGTCGTGACAGTAGGGGGAGGTCCCCACCGTGGCCTCGTCGCCAACGGTCATTCCGCCTTCCCGGAGCCGGCGCACGCCGGCCGCGGGACCACCGAGCACGTCGCGGTCGCCCAGGCCGAGCCGCAGGGGCTCGCCCACCGTTCCGCGACGCCGCACGAGCACCAGCTCGGTGCGGACGCCGACCCGGCCGACGGGCTTCGTCCAGGCCAGGACCTCGTAACCGTCGCGCTGGATCCGTCCGGGGGGGACCAGCAGGAGATCGGCACCGTGTTCACCACCGTCGATCTCTTCGGCGGTGAGCACCTGGACCACGCCGCTGCGCCGCACCGACCGTCCCAGGAACGACACCAGAGGCCGGAAGGATCGGTCGAGGACCGGCGGGTCCTCGCCGCCGATCACACCGAGATGCAGGATCCCCGGCAGTTGTGGCTCGTGCAGTGGGAACAGGGCCCACACCGTGGTCACGAGGACCACGAGCAGAAGGATCGACCCCGGCAGCAGCGAACGGACACGACCGCTCAACGCCGACCATCCTCGTCGGAACCGGCCGCATCGACCGCCGAGGTGTCGGAGACGTCGGCCACCACCTGGATGGACCGCGGTTCCACCACCGTGCGCGTCACCCCGTCGATCGCCACCACCTCGACCTCGACCTCGTCGACCCCCCGCATGCCGGGCTCGATCGGCACCCGCACCGAGATGTCCTCCGGGCCCAGGTTCTTCACGACGCTCTCGGCCCCGAACACACGCACCCGCACCTCGGTCGGATCCAGCCGGAAGCGCTCTTCGGTCTCGGCCCCGTCGGTGAACACGGTCACGAGCACGCGGTCGAAGGCGCGCGGCACCACCCGTTCGATCGCCGCGGTCACGTCGACCTCCACCGGACGGAGGTCGACGTCGGGATCCGGCGGGATCAGGGCCACGCGCTCGCGGAAACTCGAGCGACGACGGTCGAGCCGCACCGGCACGGTGTCGATGGCCTCGATGCCGGCGACGACGTCCTCGGGTCCGGAGACGTTCACGATCTCGGGTGTGAGTTCGGGACGCCCCACGGCGGCGTATCCCTCGGGGATCGACCCCTCGGTCCGGAGCCGCACGGGAACGGCGCGCTCGGCGCGACGCTGCACCTGCACGTCGACCCATTGCGGTGAAAGGACCTTCAGCGGCGTGGCGTTCACCTTGGCGTCGGAGCGCGAGAGGGTGATCCGGTGCCGACCGGGACCGGCGCGGTCGAGGTCGAGTTCGAGGTGTCCGAAGTCGCGCCCGAAGACGTCGGCCATGAGCAACTGCAGCCGGCTGCTGCGGACGCTCAGGTCCGCTGTCGAGGGAATCCGACTCTCGGCCACGGCCAGGGTGTCGGCCAGGCCCACGATCTCGAGATCGACCGCCACGCTGCGCTCGACGTCGGCGTCACTCGCCACCTTCGTCCACGACAGCAGCGCGACGAGCAGGCAGAGGATCTTCGCACCGGTGTTCCGGAACATGCGTCCCCTCGGATCCGCGCGCCAGGGCGAGCGGCCGGTCCGGGTTCAGGGAATCAACAGACGCTGACCGACGCGCAGGCTGGCGTCGGGCAGCGCATTGGCCCACTGCAGGCGCTCGGCGGACCATCCACCCTGCGCCGCCAGCCTCCACAGCGTATCTCCTCGTTCGACGGTGTGCACGCGCAGGACGGGCAGCGGTTCGATCGAAGTCCGCGCACCGGTGCTCTCGAAGTACTCGAGCACCGCGCGCGCCAGGGAACGCCCCAGCCGGCGCTGTCCGCCCGGCTCGGCGAGGAGACGCGCTTCGCCGGTGTGGCTCAGGAACCCGGCCTCGACCAGGATCGACGGCATGGACAGCGTCCGGAGCACCGCGAAGTTCGCCTGTTTCACACTCCGACCGGCGACCACGCCGTCGGCCCGGAAGCGCTCGAGCGTCAGCTCGGCGAACACCGCACTCCGCTGCAGGGCGTGGGTGCCCCTAAGGTCGAGCAGGATCCCGAGCACGTCGTCGCCCGCCTCGCCCGCGCCCCGCGATCCGACCAGCATGGCCGCGTTCTCACGATCCTCGCTCGCGGCCGCGGTCTCGTCGCTCGCCCCGTCCAGGCTCAGGTAATAGACCTCCGCACCGCGCGCGCGCGGATCGGACGCGGAGTTCACGTGGATGCTGACGAAGAGATCGGCCCGGACCTCACGGGCGATGTGGACGCGCCCGCGCAACGGCACGAAGCGGTCGTCGTCGCGCGTGAGCACGACGCGGACGTCGGGATGGCCCTCGAGGTGGGCGGCCACCGAGCGCGCGATGCCGAGCACGACGTCCTTCTCACGCGCGATCCCACAGCCCAGCGTACCGGGGTCGCGTCCACCGTGTCCGGCGTCGACCACCACGACGAAGGGGTCGGACACCGGAGCGGTCTCGACGTCGGCCAGGACGTCGCGACGCGGTGAGGCACGTTCCCCGCTCGCGCACACGGCGTCGACGGGGCCGAGCCCGGCGATCAGGGCGACGATGATGGGGAACAGCCGCGGCCAGCTGACCATGGACGGTCCTCGTTGCTCGGGCGGCGCGGGGTCGGTCGCACCCTAGGCAGCGGAGGCCGGGGTGTCAATCGTACCGGTCAGTCGCGAATGATGTAGAGCCAGGGATTCTCGGACCGACCGTTCGAGACGACCTCGTAGTGCAGGTGCGGCCCGGTACTGCGACCGGTGTTGCCCACCCGCGCCACGATCTGGCCGCGCTCCACCCGATCGCCCTTCTCGACGAGGATGGCATCGAGGTGGCCGTAGCGGGTGATGATCCCGTTGGCGTGCTCGACCTCGAGCAACAACCCCAACGAGCCCTTGCGCGAGGCGCGCTTGACCCGGCCGTTGGCCGGCGCGAGCACGGGCGTGCCCACCGACGCGGCGAAGTCGAGGCCCCGGTGGAAGGTCATCGCACCGGTGAAGGGATCCGGGCGACGGCCGTAGCGACTCGACACGTAGCCGCTCTGGATCGGCCGGATGCTCGGCGTGCCGTCACGCAGGTCCTGGTCCGCCCGCAAGGCCTCGAGGACCTGCTCGTAGCTCACGCGCTCGAGTTCGGCCTGCCGGAGCAGGCGGTCGAGCTGGACGCGGAGTTCGCGGATCCGCTCGCGACTGACGTCGTCCATGAGCCCGACACTCGGCTCGGCGTAGGGCTCCTGCCCCCCGCGTCCGAATCGGGAACCGAACTCGTCGTCGATCGGACCCAGGCCGGCGATCAGGCTCGCCCGCTCCTGCAGGATCCGGTTCTCGGCCATGCGCCGCTCGTAGTCGCTCACGGCGTCCTCGAGTTCGCCGATCCGTTCGCGCAGCGTCACGACCTCGAGATCACGCTGTTCGACCGACCGCACCACCGCACCCTGTCGGACGTAGCTGGCGGTCACGAGTGCGACCCCCACCAGGAACAGGCCGACCAGTCCCGCGAAGGCGTACACGAGGCGCTTCTGCACGTTGACCGTGCGTACGCCCCCCTCGCCGTGCGGAACGTAGAGGAATGTCCAGTGGGACTGCTTCATTCGGGTCCGGATCTCGAGGTGATGGCTTCCGGGCAACGGCCGAGAAGGCTACGAACGGGCCCTCGATGTGTCAAGAAGACCCGCGATCCGGGTTGCAAGACACGTTCCAGCCGCGCCGGGAAGGAAGAGGAGCCGGTCCCCGCGGCGGGGAACCGGCTCCGGATCGCGCGAAGTCCTTGGGGGGACTCAGCTTTCCCGATAGTGGTCCATGAGCGCGTCCGCGTGTTCCTGCTCCCGGAGACGCCCCAGTGCCCGTTCCTTGAGCTGCCGGATCCGCTCGCGGGTGAGACCGAACCGACCGCCGATCTCCTCCAGCGTGAGCGAATGCGGCTGCCCCAGCCCGTAGTAGAGACGCAGGATCTCGGCCTCGCGTTCGGGCAGCGTGGCCAGCGACCGTTCCAACGCCTCGGTGCGGGTGCGATCCATGACCCCGGCGTCGGCCCGCGCCGACTCGGTGTGGTCGGCCAGGGAATCCCCCAGCGTACGGCCGTCCTCCTCGGAGAGCACCTCGTCGAGGTACATCTCGGGCTGACCGATGCGCAGGGCTTCACGCACCTCCTCGACCTTCAGTTCGGCGACCGCGGCCACCTCTTCGGCGGTCGGGACCCGGCCGTTCTCCTGTTGCAGACGAGCGAAGGTCCGCTGCACCCGGTGCAGGACCACGGTGCGGTTCTGCGGCAGCCGTACGGTGCGCGACTGGTCGGCGATCGCCTGCAGGATCGCCTGGCGCACCCACCACACGGCGTAGCTGATGAACTTGAAGCCGCGGCGCTCGTCGAAACGACGCCCGGCCTTCATCAGTCCGATGTTGCCCTCGTTGATCAGGTCCTCGAGCGAGAGACCCTGACCGAGGTACTGCTTGGCGATGGTGACCACGAAGCGGAGGTTCCCGCGGACGAGATCGTGCAGTGCCTCGTCGTCACCCTCACGGATCCGGCAAGCCAGTTCGCACTCTTCCTGCCGCGTCAGCAGGGGGTAGCGACCGATCTCCCGGAGATAACACTCGAGGCTGCGTTCGAAGCCGCCTCGGGACGATTGATTGATCCGGCGAATCATGGCAAGGCTTCCAGGCCTGGGGAAGAGTCACGGCGACCGGCTCGCCGTCGTCGTGATGGAAGTCCTCCTTTCATACGTGCAGTCGGGTGATCGTGTGCCGGCGGCGCCGCGGGGTATGGCGAGTACCCCGAGACGCGACCGCCGGTCTCCACGGCTAGGGGTTCGTTCCGTCCTCCTGCAGCGGGTCCACGGTCGCATAGCCCGTGACGTCCCCACCGCGGCGGTATCCGATGGCGATCTTGCGCGTGCGATCGACATACCGCCGCTGCGCGTCGCGGAAGTCGTCGATGGAATCGACCGGGCGGTCGACCACCTCGAAGATCACGTCGCCCGGCTGGAGTCGCGCCATCTCGGCCGGACTGCCCTCTTCGACGTCGAGGATCAACACGCCCTTGGTGTCGCGGATGTCGTACATGTCGATCAGTTCGCCCACGCGGGGATCTTCGGTGTCGTCCAGCGAGGTGACGGTGATGCCCAGCCAGGTCTCGTCGTCGATCCCGCGGATGTCGCCCTCCGGCATCACGGCCATCGTGGTCTGGGCCAGGTCGAGTTCGTCGAGCACCACCTCGACCGTCAGGTCACTGCCGTCGCGATGGACCCTCAACTCGGCGCGCTCGCCGACGGGCGAGTCGGCCACCTTCCACTGCAGATCGGTGCCGTTGCGCACGCGGTCACCGTTGAACTCGTAGACCACGTCCCCGATCTCGACGCCGCCGCGCTCGGCCGGGCTGTCGTCCATCACCTCGCGGATGATCACGCCGTAGTCGATGTCCAGGTCGCGGCCCTCGGCCAGATCCCGCGTCATGTCGTCCATGCGCACGCCGAGGTAACCGCGCACGACGCGCCCCGTCGTCCGCAGCTGCTCGGTGATGCTCACGGCCAGGTTGCTCGGAATCGTGAACCCGATGTTCTGCCCGCTGGCATTGATGGCGGTGTTCACGCCGATGACGCGCCCGTGGATGTCGACGAGGGGCCCTCCGCTGTTGCCGAAGTTGATCGCGGCGTCGGTCTGCAGGAAGTCCTGGTAGCGCGGTGTCCCGCCCTGGATCTGGAGGTCGCTGCGGCCCTTCGCACTGATCACCCCGACGGTCAGGCTGCCCGCGAGCTCGCCCAGGGGATTGCCGATGGCGATCGCGTAGTCACCGACGCGGACGCCTTCGCTGTCGGTGAAGACGAGGTAGTCGAGGCGCTCGCCCTGGGTGTCGATCTTCAGCAGAGCGAGGTCCGTGCTCGGATCCTGCCCGACGATCTCGGCGGGATGGCTGGCGTCGTCGCCGGGGAACTGGACCTCGATCTCGGTCGCGTCGGCGATCACGTGGTTGTTCGTGAGGATGTATCCGTCGGCGCTGATCACGAAGCCACTGCCGGCACCCGGCATCTGCATGTCGCGGCGCATGCCGCGCTCGCGCGGGAAGAAGCGGAACAGGTCCTCGCCCTCGACGGGCGGGTGCTCGAAACTCTTCGAAGCGGTGATCGAGACCACGGCGGGCATCACCCGCTGGGCCACCCGGGCGAAGGGACTGCTCATCCCCGGATTCAGATCCTGGTCGTCGGAGAACTCCTGACCAGAGGCCGGCCCGCCGAGTCCGACCATGGCGACGAGGGCGATGCCGAAGAGCACGCGACCGGTCGCGGACCACGCGGGGGCGCAGCGCAGAATCGAGAGATGTGGACGAGCCATCGTCATAGCGTACTCCTCAGGGATCCGATCCCATCCGGGGTGACCCGTGAGTGGAGCGCCACGCCAACGGCAGCTCGACGATCCGACGTCCAGCGAGCGAACCGCTCCGCGGCGAGACGGATGAGGGCCCTTCGACCCTCCGGAGCGCACACTCCGAGCCTGTGGGGCAGGCTGCGGTCCGCTCCGCGAGTGTATCCGTGACCTCGACTCACGTCAACGAATCGGCGCCGAGGGCCTCCGAGGGCGCCCGCGCGCCGGGAAGCGGCCGACTTGCCGCTCCCGGGGGTGTGCACTAAGGTCGTTTCGCCCCGTCCTCGTGCCCTGGATGCGTGTCTACGCCACCGGCCCGACCCGGTTCCCGCGGTGAATCCATGAGCCAGAGCGTCTATTTCGTCAGCGACGCCCATTTCGGCGCCGGAACCGCCGCGAGCCAGGCCGAACGGGTCCGGCGCTTCACGAGGTGGCTCGAGGTCCTCGCCGACGCCGAGCACCTCTACCTGGTCGGCGACGTCTTCGACTTCTGGTTCGACTACCCGAACTACATGCCCAAGGCCCACATGGAGGTCCTCTACGGCCTGCGCCGGCTGCAGGACCACGGCGTGGCCATGACCTTCGTCGGCGGCAACCACGACGCCTGGTGCGAGTCCTTCTTCGAGGACACCCTCGGGGTGCCCACGCTGCCCTCCGGTGCGGTGGTCGAGCACCAGGGGCAGCGACTGATGCTGCACCACGGCGACGGGCTCCTGGCCTCGGAACGCTCGTACGCGGTGTTCAAGGCGATCACGCGCCACCCGGTGCCCGTGTTCCTGGCGAGGCTGATCCATCCCGAGGCCCTGTACGCCTTCGCCATGTGGCTGTCGCGCCGTTCCCGCGCCCGGGAACGCGACGACGCATCGCGGATCGTGGGGATGATCGACCACTACGGGCACAGCCACGATCACTCCGACGTCGACCACGTCGTGATCGGTCACGTGCACACGCCCGTGCGGCGGGATTTCGACGGTTGGAGCCTGACCTGTCTGGGCGACTGGATCGGCCACTTCACGGCCGGACGCCTGCACGAGGGCCGGCTCGGCCTCGTGCGCGTCGACGCCGAGGGCGCCATGCACCCGATCGAGGCCCCCCCGACCGCCGTGGGCGGCTGAGGCGCGGCTGCATCAGGGCAGATAGGCCAGGCGCAGTGAGATCCGGTGCGTGGTGTCGAAGGCGTCGACACTGTTGTCCATGAACGCGTAGTCGAGCACCAGCGGCCCACGGCGGAAGCCCGCGCCGAAGGTCGCGCCCCAGACGTCGTAGTTGAAACGGTGGCCGGCGCGCACGGCGAAGCTCTCGTGGATCCGGACCTCGGCGCCGGCGTGCAGACGGCTGTTGCCGTCGTTCGGTGCGACGACCTCGGCCGCGAACTGGAAGCGCTCGAGCCACGCCTGCCCCGGGACCACCGGTCGGTAGCTCGCTCCACCCCGGATGGTGCGCGGGAGCGCGGTGTCCTCCTCGTTCAGCGTCACCGCCGGCCCGAGGTTCTGGACGGAAGCCGCGAGACGCAGACCCTCGATGGTCGCCTCGTGCGCGATCCCGAGATCGAACGCGTAGCTCGAACCGTTGAAGGCGTCGATGTTCTCGTGCACGAACTTCACGGTGGCGCCGAGCGTGAAGGCCGGGAAGGATCGGGCGAAGCTCAGGCCGGCCGCCGCCCCGTAGGGCCGGAAGGTGCCCGCGGCCGCGCCGCTGCCCTCGATCTCGGTACGGTCGAGCTCGTCGCTGTAGAAGCCGTTCAGGCTCAGACCGAAGGTCCCGATCCGGGTGGCATGGCTCAGGGCCAGACTCTCGCGCCGGAACAGGCCGAGGTACTCCGCGTGCTGCACCGCCATCTCGGTGCCCTCGACGTCGGCGAGGTTCGCGGGATTCCAGTGGACGGCGGTGACGTCGACGGCCGACGCGACACCGGTCTCGCCCATGGCGCCGGCCCTCGCCCCGACACCGAAGCG
It contains:
- a CDS encoding VanZ family protein, whose product is MTPSAPLPTILRWSPVLVWYAVILAVSSISGRRLDDVGIEVPDKLVHAGEYAVLGLLVVRQRAAVAGPGAVRAIAVAVAVVAVLGAVDETWQGFVPHRTPSVADWIADVVGGTLGAWVATRWFRSR
- a CDS encoding M23 family metallopeptidase — its product is MKQSHWTFLYVPHGEGGVRTVNVQKRLVYAFAGLVGLFLVGVALVTASYVRQGAVVRSVEQRDLEVVTLRERIGELEDAVSDYERRMAENRILQERASLIAGLGPIDDEFGSRFGRGGQEPYAEPSVGLMDDVSRERIRELRVQLDRLLRQAELERVSYEQVLEALRADQDLRDGTPSIRPIQSGYVSSRYGRRPDPFTGAMTFHRGLDFAASVGTPVLAPANGRVKRASRKGSLGLLLEVEHANGIITRYGHLDAILVEKGDRVERGQIVARVGNTGRSTGPHLHYEVVSNGRSENPWLYIIRD
- a CDS encoding UDP-2,3-diacylglucosamine diphosphatase gives rise to the protein MSQSVYFVSDAHFGAGTAASQAERVRRFTRWLEVLADAEHLYLVGDVFDFWFDYPNYMPKAHMEVLYGLRRLQDHGVAMTFVGGNHDAWCESFFEDTLGVPTLPSGAVVEHQGQRLMLHHGDGLLASERSYAVFKAITRHPVPVFLARLIHPEALYAFAMWLSRRSRARERDDASRIVGMIDHYGHSHDHSDVDHVVIGHVHTPVRRDFDGWSLTCLGDWIGHFTAGRLHEGRLGLVRVDAEGAMHPIEAPPTAVGG
- a CDS encoding sigma-70 family RNA polymerase sigma factor — encoded protein: MIRRINQSSRGGFERSLECYLREIGRYPLLTRQEECELACRIREGDDEALHDLVRGNLRFVVTIAKQYLGQGLSLEDLINEGNIGLMKAGRRFDERRGFKFISYAVWWVRQAILQAIADQSRTVRLPQNRTVVLHRVQRTFARLQQENGRVPTAEEVAAVAELKVEEVREALRIGQPEMYLDEVLSEEDGRTLGDSLADHTESARADAGVMDRTRTEALERSLATLPEREAEILRLYYGLGQPHSLTLEEIGGRFGLTRERIRQLKERALGRLREQEHADALMDHYRES
- a CDS encoding trypsin-like peptidase domain-containing protein, whose amino-acid sequence is MARPHLSILRCAPAWSATGRVLFGIALVAMVGLGGPASGQEFSDDQDLNPGMSSPFARVAQRVMPAVVSITASKSFEHPPVEGEDLFRFFPRERGMRRDMQMPGAGSGFVISADGYILTNNHVIADATEIEVQFPGDDASHPAEIVGQDPSTDLALLKIDTQGERLDYLVFTDSEGVRVGDYAIAIGNPLGELAGSLTVGVISAKGRSDLQIQGGTPRYQDFLQTDAAINFGNSGGPLVDIHGRVIGVNTAINASGQNIGFTIPSNLAVSITEQLRTTGRVVRGYLGVRMDDMTRDLAEGRDLDIDYGVIIREVMDDSPAERGGVEIGDVVYEFNGDRVRNGTDLQWKVADSPVGERAELRVHRDGSDLTVEVVLDELDLAQTTMAVMPEGDIRGIDDETWLGITVTSLDDTEDPRVGELIDMYDIRDTKGVLILDVEEGSPAEMARLQPGDVIFEVVDRPVDSIDDFRDAQRRYVDRTRKIAIGYRRGGDVTGYATVDPLQEDGTNP
- a CDS encoding N-acetylmuramoyl-L-alanine amidase, whose translation is MVSWPRLFPIIVALIAGLGPVDAVCASGERASPRRDVLADVETAPVSDPFVVVVDAGHGGRDPGTLGCGIAREKDVVLGIARSVAAHLEGHPDVRVVLTRDDDRFVPLRGRVHIAREVRADLFVSIHVNSASDPRARGAEVYYLSLDGASDETAAASEDRENAAMLVGSRGAGEAGDDVLGILLDLRGTHALQRSAVFAELTLERFRADGVVAGRSVKQANFAVLRTLSMPSILVEAGFLSHTGEARLLAEPGGQRRLGRSLARAVLEYFESTGARTSIEPLPVLRVHTVERGDTLWRLAAQGGWSAERLQWANALPDASLRVGQRLLIP
- a CDS encoding YbbR-like domain-containing protein — encoded protein: MFRNTGAKILCLLVALLSWTKVASDADVERSVAVDLEIVGLADTLAVAESRIPSTADLSVRSSRLQLLMADVFGRDFGHLELDLDRAGPGRHRITLSRSDAKVNATPLKVLSPQWVDVQVQRRAERAVPVRLRTEGSIPEGYAAVGRPELTPEIVNVSGPEDVVAGIEAIDTVPVRLDRRRSSFRERVALIPPDPDVDLRPVEVDVTAAIERVVPRAFDRVLVTVFTDGAETEERFRLDPTEVRVRVFGAESVVKNLGPEDISVRVPIEPGMRGVDEVEVEVVAIDGVTRTVVEPRSIQVVADVSDTSAVDAAGSDEDGRR
- a CDS encoding PorV/PorQ family protein, with product MHPTLSARRGAVLALALTLSTLFAPVAATAGEPGDAGLLWLRFGVGARAGAMGETGVASAVDVTAVHWNPANLADVEGTEMAVQHAEYLGLFRRESLALSHATRIGTFGLSLNGFYSDELDRTEIEGSGAAAGTFRPYGAAAGLSFARSFPAFTLGATVKFVHENIDAFNGSSYAFDLGIAHEATIEGLRLAASVQNLGPAVTLNEEDTALPRTIRGGASYRPVVPGQAWLERFQFAAEVVAPNDGNSRLHAGAEVRIHESFAVRAGHRFNYDVWGATFGAGFRRGPLVLDYAFMDNSVDAFDTTHRISLRLAYLP